The following proteins are encoded in a genomic region of Flammeovirga pectinis:
- a CDS encoding glycoside hydrolase family 13 protein, which produces MKRITLALTLMLFAAFQLASAKTKVSIDRVEPAFWWAGMEHPELQLLIHGKEISNLTPSLSYEGVQLDQTIKVENANYLFLILKISDDVKAGSFPIEFKQKGKVVFTYNYELKERRENSAGRQGFSNKDVMYLITPDRFANGVPENDTVDGLKEAADRSNMSGRHGGDIQGIINNLDYIQDLGFTALWVNPLLENDMEVYSYHGYSTTDYYKIDERFGSNEDYVRLSAEAKKRGIKLIMDQIENHCGLDHWWTKDLPTADWYNYQDLEKKPYSTHQRVSLADPYGTETDRKGHADGWFVDSMPDLNQKNELLANYLIQNSIWWVEFGDLGGIRQDTYSYPDANFMAEWSRRIMLEYPNFNIVGEEWSENPAIVSRWQKGKVNANGYESYLPSLMDFPVQAALKRSLNKEIAPYSNTFNEVYETLAADFLYADPYNLVIFPDNHDTPRFFNQVNENYDLFKMGLMYIYTTRGIPQIFYGTEILMGNVDHPEDHAYIREDMPGGWEGDKANVFKGEGLSKEQEDALYFVKTLTTFRRDTPALHDGKLKQYAPANEIFVMFRFDESTKVMTIFNKNVEDKDVELAHYEESLQGAKSAKNVLTGETYDLSKGTLKVPAMTSLMLVIE; this is translated from the coding sequence ATGAAAAGAATAACACTCGCCTTAACTTTAATGTTGTTTGCTGCTTTTCAATTAGCTTCTGCTAAAACAAAAGTATCAATTGATAGAGTTGAACCAGCATTTTGGTGGGCCGGTATGGAGCACCCAGAGTTACAATTGTTAATTCACGGTAAAGAGATCTCAAATTTAACACCTTCATTATCTTACGAAGGTGTACAGTTAGACCAAACAATAAAAGTAGAAAATGCTAATTATCTATTTTTAATATTAAAGATTTCGGATGATGTAAAAGCCGGATCATTCCCAATTGAATTTAAGCAAAAAGGTAAAGTAGTTTTCACTTATAACTACGAATTAAAAGAAAGAAGAGAGAATTCTGCAGGCCGTCAGGGTTTTTCTAATAAAGACGTAATGTATTTAATTACTCCCGACCGTTTTGCAAATGGAGTTCCTGAAAATGATACAGTAGATGGTTTAAAAGAAGCTGCAGATCGTTCAAATATGTCTGGTAGACACGGTGGTGACATCCAAGGAATTATAAACAACTTAGATTATATTCAAGATTTAGGTTTTACAGCGCTTTGGGTAAACCCTCTTTTAGAAAATGATATGGAAGTATATTCATATCATGGTTATTCTACAACAGATTATTATAAAATTGACGAGAGATTCGGTTCTAATGAAGATTATGTACGCCTATCTGCTGAAGCAAAGAAAAGAGGTATAAAATTGATTATGGATCAGATTGAAAACCACTGTGGTCTTGACCATTGGTGGACAAAAGATCTTCCAACAGCTGATTGGTATAACTACCAAGATTTAGAGAAAAAACCTTATTCAACACATCAAAGAGTTTCTTTAGCTGATCCTTATGGAACAGAAACTGATAGAAAAGGACATGCTGATGGATGGTTTGTAGATTCAATGCCTGATTTAAATCAAAAGAACGAGCTATTAGCTAATTATTTGATTCAAAACTCAATTTGGTGGGTAGAGTTCGGAGATCTTGGAGGTATTAGACAAGATACTTATTCATATCCAGATGCTAATTTTATGGCAGAATGGTCTCGTAGAATTATGCTAGAATATCCTAACTTCAATATTGTTGGAGAAGAATGGTCAGAAAATCCTGCAATTGTTTCGAGATGGCAAAAAGGAAAAGTGAATGCAAACGGATATGAATCTTATTTACCTTCACTTATGGATTTTCCTGTTCAAGCAGCATTAAAGCGTTCATTAAATAAAGAAATCGCTCCTTACTCAAATACTTTTAATGAAGTATATGAAACACTAGCTGCAGATTTCTTATATGCTGATCCTTATAACTTAGTTATTTTCCCCGATAATCATGATACACCTCGTTTTTTTAACCAAGTAAATGAAAATTATGACTTGTTTAAAATGGGATTAATGTACATCTACACAACAAGAGGGATACCTCAAATTTTCTACGGAACAGAGATTTTAATGGGTAATGTAGATCATCCGGAAGATCATGCTTACATCCGTGAAGATATGCCTGGTGGATGGGAAGGTGATAAAGCCAACGTTTTTAAAGGTGAAGGTTTATCTAAAGAACAAGAAGATGCATTGTACTTTGTAAAAACATTGACAACATTTAGAAGAGATACTCCAGCATTACACGATGGTAAATTAAAACAGTATGCTCCTGCAAATGAAATTTTTGTAATGTTTAGATTTGATGAGTCTACTAAAGTTATGACAATCTTTAATAAGAACGTTGAAGATAAAGATGTAGAGTTAGCTCATTATGAAGAATCTCTTCAAGGTGCAAAATCTGCTAAGAATGTTTTAACGGGCGAAACTTATGATCTATCAAAAGGTACTTTAAAAGTTCCTGCAATGACATCATTGATGTTAGTGATTGAGTAA
- a CDS encoding ABC transporter permease — MQRYLINLSIALDAILANSLRSILTALGIIFGVAAVIAMLAIGNGAQQEILDQMKLVGVNNIVISPIIEQSEEKVASESKKDKEKFSPGLSLLDVKNIEKVIPNIQRLSPEIEIETNIIKNGLRRSVKLVGVNNHYFEIYNHTLSQGNIFDKAHAKFGASVCIIGRSLQTRFFSSEDPIGKQIKCGGQWLTVVGVLKERSTMSKNLEKLGIRNVNMDVYIPIETMLIRFKDRSRVTKTAIQKASAEQARNNNQPSDKKANYNQLDKIVVQMSNANELSLATEVLQKMLSRRHYDKIDFEISIPEMLLKQQQRTKDIFNIVLGAIAGISLIVGGIGIMNIMLASVLERIKEIGLRISLGAKKMDIILQFLFEAILISLTGGTIGVILGISMALLISSIADIPTIISFSSVIISFGVAASIGVIFGISPAKKAASQDPIESLRYE; from the coding sequence ATGCAACGTTATTTAATCAATTTATCGATTGCTTTAGACGCCATTCTTGCTAATTCTTTACGTTCTATCCTTACTGCTCTAGGAATTATTTTTGGAGTAGCGGCAGTAATAGCCATGTTAGCTATAGGTAATGGAGCACAACAAGAAATTTTAGATCAGATGAAACTCGTAGGAGTGAATAACATAGTTATTTCCCCAATAATAGAACAGTCTGAAGAAAAGGTGGCTTCTGAGAGCAAAAAAGATAAAGAAAAATTCTCTCCAGGGCTTTCACTCCTAGATGTGAAAAATATAGAAAAAGTAATTCCTAACATTCAACGTTTAAGTCCTGAAATTGAAATTGAAACTAACATCATTAAGAACGGTCTTAGAAGGTCTGTTAAATTAGTTGGGGTGAATAACCACTATTTCGAAATTTATAATCATACATTATCTCAAGGTAATATATTTGATAAAGCACATGCTAAGTTTGGAGCTTCTGTCTGTATTATTGGACGTAGTTTACAAACCCGTTTCTTTAGTTCAGAAGACCCTATCGGTAAACAGATAAAGTGTGGTGGGCAATGGCTTACTGTAGTGGGGGTACTTAAAGAAAGAAGTACGATGTCTAAAAATTTAGAAAAATTGGGTATCAGAAATGTAAATATGGATGTTTATATACCTATTGAAACAATGCTTATTCGTTTTAAAGATCGGTCGAGAGTTACTAAAACTGCCATTCAAAAAGCATCTGCTGAGCAAGCTAGAAACAATAATCAGCCAAGTGATAAAAAAGCAAACTATAATCAGCTAGATAAAATTGTTGTGCAAATGTCTAATGCTAATGAGTTATCACTAGCTACAGAGGTATTACAAAAAATGCTAAGTAGAAGGCATTACGACAAAATTGATTTTGAAATCAGTATTCCAGAAATGTTACTTAAACAGCAACAAAGAACAAAAGACATTTTTAATATAGTTCTTGGTGCAATTGCTGGAATATCATTAATTGTTGGTGGTATTGGTATTATGAATATTATGCTAGCGTCTGTGTTAGAACGCATAAAAGAGATTGGCTTACGAATTTCATTAGGAGCTAAAAAAATGGATATCATTTTACAGTTTCTTTTTGAAGCCATTCTAATTAGTCTAACAGGTGGTACTATAGGTGTAATACTTGGTATTTCTATGGCTTTATTAATATCTAGTATTGCAGATATTCCAACAATTATATCCTTCTCCTCTGTTATTATCTCTTTTGGAGTTGCTGCATCTATTGGTGTTATTTTTGGAATTTCACCTGCAAAAAAAGCCGCATCACAAGACCCAATAGAATCTCTTCGATACGAATAA
- a CDS encoding inositol monophosphatase family protein, producing MQDYKDICHKVVKLTDEVASFIAEERTNFDSSKIEYKGLNDLVSYVDKTAEKKIVDGLMKILPDAGFIGEEGTNRSSKNGLKWIIDPLDGTTNFIHGIPIFSISIALISTTDYCLGVVREVNLNECFYAWKDGGAFLNGVPISVSSQQNLKSGLIATGFPYYNFEKMPQYMNILMGMMKGCHGIRRLGSAAVDLAYVACGRLEGFFEYNLNAWDVAGGSIIVKEAGGTVTTFSNEDTFIEDREIIAAPPVIHKEMQSIIYKKWNS from the coding sequence ATGCAGGACTATAAAGATATTTGTCATAAAGTAGTAAAGCTTACTGATGAAGTTGCTTCTTTTATTGCAGAAGAGAGAACAAACTTTGATAGTTCTAAAATTGAGTACAAAGGTTTAAATGACCTAGTATCTTATGTTGATAAAACTGCAGAAAAGAAAATTGTTGATGGATTAATGAAAATCCTTCCTGATGCAGGGTTTATTGGTGAAGAAGGTACAAATAGAAGTTCGAAAAATGGATTAAAATGGATTATTGATCCTTTAGATGGAACAACAAACTTTATTCATGGAATTCCAATTTTCTCAATAAGTATTGCACTAATATCTACAACAGATTATTGTTTAGGAGTAGTTAGAGAAGTAAACTTAAACGAGTGTTTTTATGCTTGGAAAGATGGAGGGGCTTTTCTAAATGGCGTTCCTATTTCTGTTTCTAGTCAGCAAAATTTAAAAAGTGGTCTAATTGCAACAGGCTTCCCTTATTACAATTTTGAAAAAATGCCTCAATATATGAATATCCTTATGGGCATGATGAAAGGTTGTCATGGTATTCGTAGGCTTGGTTCTGCTGCAGTTGATTTAGCTTATGTTGCTTGTGGTAGACTTGAAGGCTTTTTTGAATATAACCTTAATGCATGGGATGTTGCTGGAGGAAGTATTATTGTAAAAGAAGCAGGAGGAACAGTAACTACTTTTTCTAATGAAGATACATTTATAGAAGACAGAGAAATTATTGCAGCTCCACCAGTTATACATAAAGAGATGCAATCTATTATATACAAAAAATGGAATAGTTAA
- a CDS encoding GNAT family N-acetyltransferase has product MYSIRVIRPNDNVFIEKIIKGALEEHNAALPGTAYFDKQLGELSKVYAENGIEYFILEENNKVIGGAGIGKLIGADNSVCELQKIYLSREGRGKGYGQKLLNYCLTFAKDNGYTSCYLETMPELVKGVALYKRLGFKNLEAPLGNTSHHGCNIWMIKEL; this is encoded by the coding sequence ATGTATTCTATTAGAGTAATAAGACCTAATGATAATGTTTTTATTGAAAAAATAATAAAAGGAGCATTAGAAGAACATAACGCAGCCTTACCAGGTACTGCTTATTTTGATAAACAATTAGGAGAATTATCAAAAGTATATGCAGAAAATGGAATTGAGTATTTTATTTTAGAAGAAAATAATAAAGTAATTGGAGGTGCTGGTATAGGTAAATTAATTGGTGCAGATAATTCAGTATGTGAACTCCAAAAAATATACCTTTCTAGAGAGGGGAGAGGTAAAGGTTATGGTCAAAAACTATTGAATTACTGTTTAACTTTTGCTAAAGACAATGGGTATACTTCATGTTATTTAGAAACAATGCCTGAATTAGTGAAAGGAGTAGCTCTCTATAAACGTCTAGGTTTTAAAAATCTAGAAGCCCCTTTAGGAAATACATCTCACCATGGATGTAATATATGGATGATTAAAGAATTATAA
- a CDS encoding DUF4251 domain-containing protein: MKNIQSINRILGLLFLLTISFGVGNSFAQDTATKKETKAEKKAAKKAAKEKKKEARLEEEQVEHAQNIAAINNKTYTLEANQAFDRRGNMVNVDPSINFVKVTGDRAVVQLSFTQLVGFNGVGGVTVDGNISDYKVTTNPKNQMTRVTFHVQGPTMMADVSIELEADGSWANSSVEGDFSAAELKFRGELKPNSLSSSYEGTTRY, from the coding sequence ATGAAAAATATTCAATCAATTAATCGCATCTTAGGTCTATTATTTTTACTTACAATCTCATTTGGCGTAGGAAATAGTTTTGCTCAAGATACAGCTACTAAAAAAGAAACTAAAGCTGAGAAAAAAGCAGCAAAGAAAGCCGCTAAAGAAAAGAAAAAAGAAGCACGTTTAGAAGAAGAGCAAGTAGAACATGCTCAAAATATTGCTGCAATTAATAATAAGACATATACATTGGAAGCTAACCAAGCTTTTGATCGAAGAGGAAATATGGTAAACGTAGACCCTTCTATTAACTTTGTAAAAGTAACTGGAGATAGAGCTGTAGTTCAGTTATCATTCACTCAATTAGTTGGTTTTAATGGAGTAGGAGGTGTTACTGTCGATGGTAATATTTCAGATTATAAAGTAACTACCAATCCTAAAAACCAAATGACACGTGTTACTTTCCATGTACAAGGACCTACAATGATGGCTGATGTTTCTATTGAATTAGAAGCTGATGGTAGTTGGGCTAACTCTTCAGTAGAAGGAGATTTTAGTGCAGCAGAATTAAAATTTAGAGGCGAATTAAAACCTAATTCTTTAAGTTCTTCTTATGAGGGTACAACTCGTTACTAG
- a CDS encoding YheT family hydrolase — MPVVNSMYLPDLIFRNGHINTIAANRFQKKKTPIFNRRRYFTLDKDFFDVDTILNNHKMAIILLHGLEGSSSSPYILEMSDYFSSYYDIWAINHRSCSGEPNTKYYSYHSGKTDDLDLLVNEIADEYDKIMIIGFSLGGNITLKYLGEKAQKINQKVIGAVAISVPCDLNTSAKTLQLRSNWLYLNNFLRSLKLKAIQKLETFDPSSEKITKIAAAKTFVAFDDEYTAPAHGFRDAEDYWTKCSSKQFLRGIIKPTLIINALDDPFLSKECYPYYEAEQNKNVFLETPKYGGHVGFLISLNKQRWYLERVLNFIQLITNKENFS; from the coding sequence ATGCCTGTAGTTAACTCTATGTACTTGCCGGATTTAATTTTTAGAAACGGTCATATAAATACAATTGCAGCAAATAGATTTCAGAAGAAAAAAACTCCAATATTTAATAGGAGAAGATATTTTACCCTCGATAAAGATTTTTTTGATGTTGATACAATTCTCAACAACCATAAGATGGCAATTATTCTATTGCATGGATTAGAAGGGTCATCCTCTTCTCCATATATTTTAGAAATGTCAGATTACTTTTCTAGTTATTATGATATTTGGGCAATCAATCATAGAAGTTGTAGCGGTGAACCTAATACAAAATACTATTCTTATCATAGTGGTAAAACAGATGACCTTGATTTATTAGTCAATGAAATAGCCGATGAGTATGATAAAATAATGATTATTGGTTTCAGTTTAGGAGGGAATATCACCTTAAAATATTTAGGAGAAAAAGCTCAAAAAATTAATCAAAAAGTAATTGGTGCAGTTGCTATCTCAGTTCCATGTGATTTAAATACATCAGCAAAGACATTACAATTAAGAAGTAATTGGCTCTATTTAAATAATTTTTTGAGGTCTTTAAAGTTAAAAGCTATTCAAAAATTAGAAACATTTGACCCATCCTCAGAAAAAATCACTAAAATTGCAGCAGCAAAAACATTTGTAGCTTTCGACGATGAATATACGGCTCCAGCACATGGCTTTAGAGATGCTGAAGATTATTGGACAAAATGTAGTTCAAAGCAGTTTTTAAGAGGAATAATCAAACCAACATTAATTATTAATGCATTAGATGATCCTTTTCTCTCAAAAGAGTGTTACCCATATTATGAAGCGGAACAGAATAAAAATGTTTTTTTAGAAACACCTAAATATGGAGGACATGTAGGCTTTTTAATATCCTTAAATAAGCAAAGGTGGTATTTAGAAAGAGTCCTCAACTTTATTCAACTAATAACAAACAAAGAAAATTTTTCATGA
- the asnS gene encoding asparagine--tRNA ligase gives MRRTKIKDLLAHGEIGAKVTVKGWVRTFRSNRFIALNDGSTINNLQAVVDFENTSEDLLKRLTTSAAVSIEGTILESQGKGQRIEIEVENLEILGDADPDEYPLQPKKHSLEFLREKAHLRPRTQVMSAVYRVRNALAYGIHKFFNEKGFVYMHTPIITGSDAEGAGETFRVSTIDPKNPPLGEDGEVDYKEDFFGKPVNLSVSGQLEAEVGAMALGDVYTFGPTFRAENSNTSRHLAEFWMIEPEMAFYDLVDNMDLAEEMIKYLIDYAMEQCPEDLEFLNQRYAQEEKTKPQNQRAELGLLERLKFVSDNNFERLTYTEAIEVLRRSKPFKKGKFKYPVEWGVDLSSEHERYLVEKEYKKPVILTDYPKEIKSFYMKQNEDGKTVAAMDVLFPGIGEIIGGSQREENLEKLVKRMEEMDVPQEELWWYLELRKFGTAPHSGFGLGFERIVLFVTGMGNIRDVIPFPRAPKSADF, from the coding sequence GTGAGAAGAACAAAAATTAAAGACTTGCTGGCACACGGAGAGATTGGTGCCAAAGTTACTGTTAAAGGATGGGTAAGAACATTTAGAAGCAATCGCTTTATTGCATTGAATGATGGTTCTACTATCAATAATTTGCAAGCGGTGGTAGATTTTGAAAATACATCAGAAGATCTACTAAAGAGATTAACTACTAGTGCTGCAGTTTCTATTGAAGGAACAATTTTAGAGTCACAAGGTAAAGGACAGAGAATAGAAATTGAGGTAGAAAACCTTGAAATCTTAGGAGATGCTGATCCAGATGAATATCCTTTACAACCAAAAAAACACTCTTTAGAATTCTTAAGAGAAAAAGCACATTTACGTCCTCGTACTCAAGTAATGAGTGCAGTTTATAGAGTTCGTAATGCTTTAGCATATGGTATTCACAAATTCTTTAATGAAAAAGGATTTGTATATATGCACACGCCAATTATCACTGGTTCTGATGCAGAAGGTGCAGGCGAAACTTTCAGAGTATCTACAATTGATCCTAAAAATCCACCACTAGGAGAAGATGGAGAAGTAGATTACAAAGAAGATTTCTTTGGTAAGCCTGTTAACTTATCAGTTTCTGGACAATTAGAAGCAGAAGTTGGTGCAATGGCTTTAGGTGATGTGTATACATTCGGACCTACATTCCGTGCAGAAAACTCTAATACTTCTCGTCACTTAGCTGAATTCTGGATGATAGAACCTGAAATGGCTTTCTATGATCTAGTAGATAATATGGACCTTGCAGAAGAAATGATCAAGTATTTGATTGATTATGCAATGGAGCAGTGTCCTGAAGATTTAGAATTCTTAAACCAACGTTATGCACAAGAGGAAAAAACAAAGCCTCAAAACCAACGTGCAGAATTAGGTTTATTAGAACGTTTAAAATTTGTTTCTGATAACAATTTTGAGCGTTTAACTTATACAGAAGCTATTGAAGTATTAAGACGTTCTAAACCGTTTAAGAAAGGTAAATTTAAATATCCAGTAGAATGGGGTGTAGATTTATCTTCTGAACACGAACGTTACTTAGTAGAAAAAGAATATAAAAAGCCTGTAATCTTAACGGATTACCCTAAGGAGATTAAATCTTTCTACATGAAACAAAACGAAGATGGTAAAACTGTAGCAGCAATGGACGTATTGTTCCCTGGTATTGGTGAAATCATTGGAGGTTCTCAACGTGAAGAAAACTTAGAGAAGCTTGTAAAGAGAATGGAAGAAATGGATGTACCACAAGAAGAATTGTGGTGGTATTTAGAGCTTCGTAAATTCGGTACAGCTCCTCACTCAGGTTTTGGTTTAGGATTTGAAAGAATTGTATTATTCGTAACAGGAATGGGTAACATTCGTGACGTAATACCTTTCCCTCGTGCTCCTAAAAGTGCAGACTTTTAA
- a CDS encoding efflux RND transporter periplasmic adaptor subunit, with protein MTSKKSIIGVGIAVLLLISFFYFNTSNNETVLLTKVRKGDLKINVTTTGELEAENSVEIRGPLGMRKASVWEAKLNSLVPEGTLIKQGDQVAQLDPSTLSDQLSKKETELTKSESQWEQTQLDSTLQLSKERDNIINLEFIVEEKKIQLEESAFEPPSTIKKCKMDVKKAERDLKQSKANYIVKQQQLSAKMREVTANLNAAKRNVNFLQKLFGEFTIFAPEDGMIIYTKDWNGNKVKEGSNIQAWNPVVATLPDLSSMLSKTFVNEVDIRKIKKGQKVNIGLDAFPDKKLQGEVTHVANVGEQRPNSDAKVFEVSILLAETDSTLRPSMTTSNEIKTSEKNDILLIPIEALHVQGDSSNFVFIKNLNSYDIQEVTIGLMNDQDVEITSGVKENDIIALSTPPSYLEESSK; from the coding sequence ATGACTTCAAAAAAATCAATTATTGGAGTAGGTATCGCTGTTTTACTCTTGATCAGCTTTTTCTACTTCAACACTTCAAACAACGAAACAGTATTACTCACTAAAGTCCGAAAAGGTGATCTGAAAATTAATGTTACAACAACTGGTGAACTAGAAGCTGAAAATTCTGTAGAAATTAGAGGCCCTCTTGGCATGAGGAAAGCAAGTGTTTGGGAAGCTAAGTTAAACAGCTTAGTTCCTGAAGGTACGCTTATAAAACAAGGCGATCAGGTAGCACAGCTTGATCCATCAACGTTGTCAGATCAACTTTCTAAAAAAGAAACTGAATTGACAAAATCAGAATCTCAATGGGAACAAACACAATTAGATAGCACATTACAATTAAGTAAAGAAAGAGATAATATTATCAATCTTGAATTTATTGTAGAAGAGAAAAAAATACAATTAGAAGAATCTGCTTTCGAACCACCATCAACAATAAAAAAATGTAAGATGGATGTAAAAAAGGCTGAACGTGATTTGAAACAAAGTAAAGCCAATTACATTGTAAAACAACAACAATTGAGTGCTAAAATGCGTGAGGTTACTGCCAACCTTAATGCAGCTAAAAGAAATGTAAATTTCTTACAAAAACTCTTTGGTGAGTTTACAATTTTTGCTCCCGAAGATGGTATGATTATCTATACAAAAGATTGGAATGGTAATAAAGTAAAAGAAGGTTCTAATATTCAAGCTTGGAACCCTGTTGTGGCTACCCTGCCAGATTTATCTTCTATGCTATCAAAAACTTTTGTGAATGAAGTAGATATTCGGAAGATTAAAAAAGGGCAAAAAGTAAATATTGGTTTAGATGCCTTTCCTGATAAAAAACTACAGGGTGAAGTAACACATGTTGCTAATGTTGGGGAACAACGTCCTAACTCTGATGCAAAAGTCTTTGAAGTATCTATTCTTTTAGCTGAAACAGACAGTACTTTACGCCCATCAATGACTACATCTAATGAGATTAAAACATCTGAGAAAAATGATATCCTTCTAATTCCAATAGAAGCTTTACATGTTCAAGGAGATTCATCAAATTTCGTTTTCATTAAAAATCTCAATAGTTATGATATTCAAGAGGTAACAATAGGTTTGATGAACGACCAAGATGTAGAGATAACATCTGGGGTAAAAGAAAATGATATTATTGCTTTATCTACACCTCCATCATACTTAGAAGAATCGTCTAAATAA
- a CDS encoding RNA methyltransferase: MAFDEFLGERITRFFTSQKVEFFSKKMMGGLIFMVNNKMSCGIHIDKKYGDSLLMAKIGEKQYAIEIKKECCLPMDFTGRPMKGYIYITPEGFDLDTDLEYWLELVLSFNRKNN, from the coding sequence ATGGCTTTTGATGAGTTTTTAGGGGAAAGAATAACTAGGTTTTTCACATCACAAAAAGTAGAATTTTTTTCTAAGAAAATGATGGGTGGACTAATTTTTATGGTAAATAATAAAATGAGTTGTGGTATCCATATAGATAAAAAATATGGAGATAGTTTACTGATGGCTAAGATTGGGGAAAAGCAATATGCTATCGAAATAAAAAAGGAATGTTGCTTACCAATGGATTTTACTGGTCGACCAATGAAAGGATATATCTATATAACTCCGGAGGGTTTTGATCTTGATACAGACCTTGAATATTGGTTAGAATTAGTACTGTCTTTTAATAGAAAAAATAATTGA